In Anaerobacillus sp. CMMVII, a single window of DNA contains:
- a CDS encoding NfeD family protein, with product MELFGYSLETIYLFSLILGGSLTLLYILFGDLLEGIFESISEGPVNPTVVLAFITIFSAMAYLMEKLTSVHSFIVFLASLVTALILVTLLNVFILIPLSQAEATMAYSDEDLKGRIGKVITSVPVDGFGEVMIQGYGGNIAKSAVSFENEAIPYDTDVLVIEVKNGVLHVVPHEKFD from the coding sequence ATGGAGCTTTTCGGCTATTCCTTAGAAACAATCTATTTGTTCAGTCTTATTTTAGGTGGAAGCTTAACATTACTCTATATTTTATTCGGTGATTTATTGGAAGGGATCTTCGAGTCAATATCTGAAGGTCCCGTAAATCCAACAGTCGTTCTGGCGTTTATAACCATTTTTAGTGCGATGGCTTATTTGATGGAGAAGTTAACTTCCGTTCATAGTTTCATAGTCTTTTTAGCATCTCTTGTCACTGCACTCATTTTAGTGACGTTGTTAAATGTGTTCATTTTAATTCCACTTTCTCAAGCCGAGGCGACGATGGCCTATTCTGATGAAGACTTAAAAGGTCGGATTGGTAAGGTGATTACCTCAGTACCTGTCGATGGTTTTGGAGAAGTAATGATTCAAGGGTACGGTGGCAACATCGCCAAGTCTGCGGTTAGCTTCGAAAATGAAGCGATTCCTTATGATACAGATGTATTAGTAATTGAAGTGAAAAACGGGGTATTACATGTGGTGCCTCATGAAAAATTCGATTAA
- the yunB gene encoding sporulation protein YunB, protein MRGFRSNKRGTFRFPIKKRRGPMSFRTILLVSAFIFIFLTIQALIIVEKGIRPTLVTIASTETQKIGTLAINQAVSKKTLEDSFNREMIEYISTENGKFLGVEFNAAVAHRFLHDVTHSVQVYLNDLERGRIRELSIPEDVDLDRDGISISERGIIYMMPLGQITNNALLAHLGPKVPVRFSVIGNVKSNFSHKAEELGINNTLLTISVDIEVDVKVIIPFATETNVVRTSFPLAWVYLHGDVPEFYSTGGERGSVPAVIDRTKSSGE, encoded by the coding sequence ATGAGAGGGTTTAGGTCTAACAAAAGGGGAACGTTTCGATTTCCAATAAAAAAACGAAGAGGGCCAATGTCCTTTCGAACGATACTTTTAGTATCTGCTTTCATCTTTATTTTTCTGACAATCCAAGCCCTGATCATTGTTGAAAAAGGAATTCGTCCCACTCTGGTTACAATTGCAAGTACTGAAACCCAAAAGATTGGGACACTAGCAATTAACCAAGCTGTAAGTAAGAAGACCTTAGAAGATAGCTTTAATCGAGAGATGATCGAATATATTAGCACTGAAAACGGGAAGTTCTTAGGGGTAGAGTTTAATGCGGCAGTCGCTCATCGATTTTTACATGATGTAACTCATAGTGTTCAAGTATATCTAAATGATCTAGAGCGTGGTCGAATTAGAGAACTTTCAATCCCAGAAGACGTTGACCTAGACCGAGATGGAATTTCGATTTCTGAGCGTGGAATTATCTACATGATGCCGCTAGGACAAATAACGAATAATGCGTTACTAGCTCATTTAGGGCCGAAAGTTCCCGTCCGTTTTTCAGTGATTGGAAATGTGAAATCTAATTTTAGTCATAAAGCTGAGGAACTGGGAATTAACAACACATTACTGACCATAAGCGTTGATATCGAGGTCGATGTAAAAGTAATCATCCCATTTGCAACTGAAACAAATGTAGTACGTACTTCATTTCCACTAGCGTGGGTGTATTTACATGGGGATGTTCCTGAGTTTTATAGTACAGGTGGGGAAAGAGGGAGTGTTCCGGCTGTTATAGACCGTACAAAAAGTTCCGGAGAATAA
- the gatC gene encoding Asp-tRNA(Asn)/Glu-tRNA(Gln) amidotransferase subunit GatC — MARITKDQVKHVAHLARLSVSEEEVELFTEQLDAIIGFAEQLNELDTTGVEPTTHVLDVKNVLRDDVVKESLKREDALKNAPDQLDGQVKVPSILE, encoded by the coding sequence ATGGCTCGAATTACAAAAGATCAGGTAAAACATGTGGCTCACTTAGCGCGCCTCTCGGTATCAGAGGAGGAAGTAGAACTTTTTACAGAGCAACTAGATGCAATTATTGGGTTTGCAGAGCAGCTCAATGAATTAGATACAACAGGTGTTGAACCAACAACACATGTCTTAGACGTGAAAAACGTACTTAGAGACGATGTTGTCAAAGAATCGTTAAAAAGAGAAGATGCTTTAAAAAATGCACCAGATCAACTTGATGGACAAGTGAAGGTTCCATCGATTTTAGAGTAA
- a CDS encoding aromatic acid exporter family protein has product MKSIVGRRIIKTGISVFITAVICNKLELPVEFAVIAAIVTIEPTASDSIRKGLIRFPASAIGAGLAVIFVYLWGPTALTFTLAALLTIFLCQKLKLHDGILVATLTAVAMVPDIHDHHFLTFASRLGTTFIGLTVSSLINFFILPPKFTPLIREKLGPNFTLASKVLAETIEFIFSIQQRQAITPSSNYLKLRQSTEKISELLTFQEREWKYHKIKLSEFRQFNKLKKTNIIMQKILLHLGNLHYVNEPANFTTEERKLVSDVVNSFREILVNSSHVSGDNYSVLVHELDTYLKDEANKLTISSHFVHHFTPKRIVYFELLSINDCLEELQGLYKMNRYKVNQTFD; this is encoded by the coding sequence ATGAAAAGCATTGTTGGTAGACGAATTATTAAAACAGGGATTTCAGTTTTTATAACGGCGGTCATTTGTAACAAGTTAGAGTTACCAGTTGAGTTTGCTGTTATTGCAGCAATAGTAACAATTGAACCAACAGCTTCTGACTCAATTCGAAAGGGGCTAATCCGTTTTCCAGCCTCAGCGATTGGCGCAGGTTTAGCGGTAATTTTTGTTTACTTATGGGGACCGACTGCATTAACGTTCACATTAGCAGCACTTTTAACCATTTTTTTATGCCAAAAATTGAAGCTGCATGACGGGATCCTAGTAGCCACACTCACAGCAGTTGCTATGGTACCGGATATCCATGACCACCATTTCCTGACGTTTGCCTCAAGATTGGGTACGACGTTTATTGGTTTAACTGTTTCGTCGTTAATTAACTTTTTTATCCTACCACCTAAATTTACACCTTTAATTAGGGAGAAGCTCGGACCAAATTTCACACTGGCAAGTAAGGTTTTAGCTGAAACAATTGAATTCATTTTTTCTATCCAACAGCGGCAAGCGATTACTCCATCAAGTAATTACTTGAAGTTACGGCAATCAACAGAGAAAATAAGCGAGCTATTAACGTTTCAAGAGCGTGAATGGAAATACCATAAAATTAAATTAAGTGAATTTCGCCAATTTAATAAATTGAAAAAAACGAACATTATCATGCAAAAAATCCTGCTTCACTTAGGTAATTTACATTATGTCAATGAGCCTGCGAACTTTACAACCGAGGAAAGAAAGCTAGTTAGTGACGTGGTAAACTCATTTCGAGAGATCTTAGTGAATTCTTCTCATGTAAGTGGAGATAATTATTCTGTTCTAGTTCATGAGCTAGATACTTATTTAAAGGATGAAGCTAATAAACTAACGATTTCTAGTCATTTTGTACATCACTTTACGCCTAAACGGATTGTCTATTTTGAACTGTTGTCAATCAATGACTGTTTAGAGGAACTACAGGGATTATACAAAATGAATCGATATAAAGTTAATCAAACGTTTGATTAA
- a CDS encoding CBO0543 family protein, whose amino-acid sequence MHDPNKNEDLYKQVSEITYDKFEVWMDSVVFGWQWWIGVGLSILPWLLWLKYRKKESTLRLLTVGFFVMFLSTFLDSIGAQLGFWYYLHAPLPLIPAFFPWDTTLMPVVIMGLIQFKPHVNSYLKGLIFAGLTTYVGEPFFIWIDLYKPTTWKHIYSLPIYFAIYVIANKIYQGNSYHR is encoded by the coding sequence ATGCATGACCCAAACAAAAATGAAGATCTATATAAACAAGTTAGTGAAATAACTTATGATAAATTTGAAGTATGGATGGATAGTGTCGTATTCGGTTGGCAATGGTGGATTGGAGTAGGACTTTCAATACTACCATGGCTCTTATGGTTGAAATATCGTAAAAAAGAAAGTACGTTACGCTTGCTGACAGTTGGTTTTTTCGTAATGTTCCTTTCAACATTTTTAGATTCGATTGGTGCTCAATTAGGTTTTTGGTATTATCTACATGCTCCGCTACCACTAATTCCAGCATTCTTTCCATGGGATACAACGTTAATGCCGGTTGTTATAATGGGCTTAATACAATTCAAGCCACATGTGAATTCGTATCTTAAGGGACTAATATTTGCAGGTTTAACTACATATGTAGGGGAACCCTTTTTTATTTGGATCGATTTATATAAACCGACTACTTGGAAACATATCTATTCGTTACCCATTTATTTTGCAATCTATGTAATCGCGAACAAAATTTATCAGGGAAATTCTTATCATAGATAA
- a CDS encoding GNAT family N-acetyltransferase, whose translation MIILETERLVLRKFRADDVPFLYEIFSDQETMAYYPAPFSQEKTENWVKRSQERYRADGYGLWAVCRKDTLACIGDCGLVKQEVDGKAEVEIGYHINKRYWSKGYATEAALACKEYGFDKLNLDKVISIIDPNNKPSIRVAEKIGFTKEKESFIFGKNHEIYSGVK comes from the coding sequence ATGATTATACTAGAAACTGAAAGGTTAGTCTTGCGGAAGTTTAGGGCAGATGATGTACCGTTTCTATATGAGATCTTTTCTGATCAAGAGACAATGGCCTATTACCCAGCCCCGTTTAGCCAAGAGAAAACGGAGAATTGGGTGAAAAGAAGTCAAGAACGATACCGGGCTGATGGCTATGGTCTCTGGGCTGTTTGCAGAAAGGATACTTTAGCGTGCATCGGCGATTGCGGTTTGGTCAAACAAGAAGTAGACGGCAAGGCAGAAGTTGAAATTGGTTACCACATCAATAAACGGTATTGGTCGAAGGGATATGCAACAGAGGCAGCATTGGCTTGTAAGGAATATGGCTTTGATAAATTAAACTTGGATAAGGTAATCAGCATCATCGACCCAAATAATAAGCCATCCATCCGGGTGGCCGAAAAGATTGGCTTCACCAAGGAAAAGGAATCTTTTATCTTTGGGAAAAATCATGAGATCTATTCGGGGGTAAAGTAA
- a CDS encoding globin-coupled sensor protein, producing MFNRKIDFSSFTQINTDNYISDNEALNGRLKFYQLTEEDVQLIVEASEWFLQYEDEIVNKYEAVLLTFPGVDLFLSQHNLVDHFRSYIRSFKEVPFHSNYLEIRKDRGRFFKSINATPDWCTGSEIRVTEYVTPVLIDKYRAKPQKLARMILALQKIFSIDAQCALDGFHEKADTEMKETISSIVSAVSQEQQINEVLDATESALQTSEDIKVVSNEMAQSIQSISLNVSNVATKAETMTKATQDGKIKIEQIIQNFLDVSKEAVATNSRVKNLLEQMKNMKQIVELIKSIATQTNLLALNASIEAARAGDAGRGFSVVANEVRKLAEQTATSVGDINEALHLIESEIENFQLKSLETTGQIEKTVLSADEATVTLTNLLDQITSMNDDMIDISSIIEKQAVATTDTYEKLNEIARSVSRVQSETSELEKNINEMKHKITEVSLNF from the coding sequence ATGTTTAATAGAAAAATTGACTTTTCATCATTTACGCAAATCAACACAGACAATTACATAAGTGACAATGAAGCTTTAAATGGTAGGCTTAAATTTTATCAATTAACTGAAGAAGATGTTCAACTAATTGTAGAAGCTAGTGAGTGGTTTCTTCAATATGAAGATGAGATTGTTAACAAATACGAAGCAGTTCTATTAACGTTTCCAGGTGTCGATCTTTTTTTGTCTCAGCACAATCTTGTTGATCATTTCCGGTCATATATTCGCAGTTTTAAAGAGGTACCCTTTCATTCTAACTACTTAGAAATCCGTAAAGATCGAGGCCGTTTTTTTAAGTCAATTAATGCAACACCCGATTGGTGTACAGGTAGTGAAATTCGAGTGACAGAGTATGTTACTCCGGTACTTATTGATAAATATCGTGCCAAACCCCAAAAGCTAGCAAGGATGATTTTAGCACTACAAAAGATATTCTCTATTGATGCTCAATGCGCTTTGGATGGTTTTCACGAAAAAGCTGATACAGAAATGAAGGAAACAATCTCATCTATTGTTTCAGCTGTATCGCAAGAACAACAAATTAATGAAGTTCTAGATGCAACCGAGTCCGCGCTTCAAACAAGTGAGGATATTAAAGTCGTTAGTAATGAAATGGCGCAGTCCATTCAATCTATATCCTTAAATGTCTCAAATGTCGCTACCAAAGCCGAGACAATGACAAAAGCAACACAAGATGGAAAAATAAAGATTGAGCAAATCATTCAAAACTTTTTAGATGTTTCCAAAGAAGCAGTTGCGACAAATTCAAGGGTTAAAAATTTACTCGAACAAATGAAAAATATGAAGCAAATAGTTGAATTAATCAAATCAATCGCTACGCAAACAAACTTACTAGCTTTGAATGCATCCATCGAAGCAGCAAGGGCTGGTGATGCAGGGCGTGGTTTTAGTGTGGTTGCTAATGAAGTTCGTAAACTAGCAGAACAGACAGCGACTTCCGTAGGTGACATTAACGAAGCACTTCATCTTATCGAATCTGAGATTGAGAACTTTCAACTAAAGTCTCTTGAAACAACTGGTCAGATTGAGAAAACCGTCTTATCTGCAGATGAAGCAACTGTTACATTAACGAACCTTTTAGATCAAATCACCTCAATGAATGACGATATGATCGACATATCTTCAATCATTGAAAAACAGGCAGTTGCCACAACCGACACCTACGAAAAACTAAACGAGATCGCAAGGAGTGTTAGTAGAGTACAATCTGAGACTAGCGAATTAGAAAAAAATATTAATGAGATGAAACACAAAATCACTGAGGTTTCATTAAATTTTTAA
- a CDS encoding PspA/IM30 family protein codes for MFEFFKRIKTVVSSELYTMIEKAEDPEKMLDQYVREMASEIREVETATAKMIAEEKLFNKKVNDARELVEKREQQALAALGAGNEDLARRALEDKARVASELAQLEQLHRDTALQAEDLKEKLKRMKSEFREMELKRDTLKSKAGAAKAKAQMNRSLSSLNQGGSKQGFERMEKKVMQYEAEAEASEDLRVANQSLDKELEGLEKQSGIDLELARLKEKLKSE; via the coding sequence TTGTTTGAATTTTTTAAACGAATTAAAACAGTTGTAAGCTCTGAGCTTTATACCATGATTGAAAAAGCAGAAGATCCAGAGAAAATGTTAGATCAGTATGTTAGGGAAATGGCTAGTGAAATTCGGGAGGTAGAAACGGCGACAGCAAAGATGATTGCCGAAGAAAAGTTATTTAATAAAAAGGTAAATGATGCTAGAGAATTGGTAGAAAAACGTGAACAACAAGCGTTAGCTGCTTTAGGAGCAGGAAATGAGGATTTAGCGAGACGTGCTCTTGAGGATAAAGCGAGAGTGGCATCAGAGCTAGCACAGCTAGAGCAATTGCATCGTGATACGGCCCTTCAAGCAGAGGACCTTAAAGAGAAGTTAAAACGAATGAAATCTGAATTCAGAGAAATGGAATTAAAGCGTGATACCTTAAAAAGCAAGGCCGGTGCAGCAAAAGCAAAAGCTCAAATGAACCGCTCGTTGTCTTCCTTAAATCAAGGAGGGTCAAAACAAGGCTTCGAACGAATGGAAAAGAAAGTTATGCAGTATGAGGCGGAAGCTGAAGCAAGTGAAGACTTAAGAGTCGCAAATCAAAGCTTAGATAAAGAGCTTGAAGGTCTTGAAAAACAAAGTGGTATTGACCTAGAGTTGGCAAGGTTAAAAGAAAAACTTAAAAGTGAATGA
- a CDS encoding ring-cleaving dioxygenase, protein MKKESLGIHHITAIVGHPQDNIDFYAGVLGLRLVKQTVNFDDPGTYHLYFGNEGGEPGTIITFFPWAGAHKGKIGDGQVGVTSYVVPKGSIDFWKKRLEKFQVEYNEAVRFGETYLEFEDPDGLHLEIVEREAGDLNTWQFGEVTANVAIKGFGGATLFSKQPEETAELLEQGMGLKKVGQEGNYLRFQAASHIGNIIDVKLTRTGNGQMGVGTVHHIAWRATDDKDQLAWKKHVESHGFGVTSVQDRNYFNAIYFKERGDILFEIATDPPGFAHDESHATMGKNLMLPAQYEPHREKIEQVLIPFEVRQLD, encoded by the coding sequence ATGAAGAAAGAGTCACTTGGTATTCACCACATTACGGCAATCGTTGGTCACCCACAGGATAATATAGATTTTTATGCAGGAGTCTTGGGGCTGCGTTTAGTCAAACAAACTGTCAACTTTGACGATCCTGGTACCTACCATCTTTATTTCGGGAATGAAGGTGGGGAGCCAGGAACCATCATTACCTTTTTCCCATGGGCAGGCGCTCATAAAGGGAAAATTGGTGATGGGCAAGTCGGTGTTACTTCATATGTTGTTCCGAAAGGTTCCATCGATTTCTGGAAAAAGCGTTTAGAAAAGTTTCAAGTCGAATACAACGAAGCAGTTCGTTTTGGAGAAACATATCTAGAATTCGAGGATCCTGATGGCCTTCATTTGGAGATTGTCGAAAGAGAAGCGGGAGACCTGAATACATGGCAGTTTGGTGAGGTAACAGCGAACGTTGCCATCAAAGGCTTTGGTGGTGCAACGTTATTTTCCAAGCAACCAGAAGAAACTGCTGAGTTGTTAGAGCAGGGGATGGGGTTAAAAAAGGTCGGTCAAGAAGGCAATTATCTGCGCTTTCAAGCAGCGAGTCATATTGGCAATATCATCGACGTAAAATTAACACGAACAGGAAATGGACAAATGGGGGTAGGGACCGTTCACCATATTGCTTGGCGGGCAACTGATGATAAAGATCAGTTGGCTTGGAAAAAGCATGTTGAGAGTCATGGCTTTGGGGTAACCTCTGTTCAAGATAGAAACTATTTTAATGCGATCTATTTTAAAGAGCGTGGCGATATCTTATTTGAAATTGCTACAGATCCCCCGGGCTTTGCTCATGACGAATCCCATGCAACAATGGGCAAAAACTTAATGCTACCTGCACAATATGAACCACATCGGGAAAAAATTGAACAAGTACTGATACCATTTGAAGTAAGACAATTAGATTAA
- a CDS encoding DoxX family protein has protein sequence MVDVGLLVIRVIVGVLFIGHGAQKLFGWFGGYGLKGTGDWMASLGLKPGVTMALIAGLAEFVGGILFALGLFTPVAAILLAGTMAMAIVKVHGANGLWATQNGYEYNLTIIAVAIGVGLIGPGQFALDAFIL, from the coding sequence ATGGTTGATGTAGGCTTGTTAGTGATTCGAGTAATAGTTGGGGTGTTATTTATTGGTCATGGAGCGCAAAAGCTGTTTGGTTGGTTTGGAGGATATGGTTTAAAGGGTACTGGTGATTGGATGGCATCGCTTGGATTAAAACCAGGTGTCACAATGGCGCTTATCGCAGGCTTAGCAGAATTTGTTGGGGGAATTCTTTTTGCGCTAGGACTATTCACACCAGTAGCAGCTATTTTACTAGCAGGAACGATGGCGATGGCAATTGTGAAGGTCCACGGTGCAAATGGTTTATGGGCTACGCAAAATGGGTATGAATATAACCTAACTATCATCGCTGTTGCTATTGGGGTAGGATTAATCGGACCTGGTCAGTTTGCGCTTGATGCTTTTATTTTGTAG
- a CDS encoding class I SAM-dependent methyltransferase — MKKHVEETFNKLAVIYEHHVDETSLYNSEYERPAMLQELPQDLRTKTVLDAGCAAGWYTEQLVNRGAKVIATDLSPQMVAAAKRRVGSKAEVICLDLEADLPFEDQSFDVIVSSLTLHYIKNWRSTFREFRRILKPTGVLLFSIHHPFMDLKLSENGDYFSIELLLDKWKKQGEIFTVPFYRRPLHYVINETAALFQIEKIVEPQPTSKYKVKSPESYEKLMKNPHFMIVRARKGEIR, encoded by the coding sequence ATGAAAAAGCATGTGGAAGAAACGTTTAATAAGCTTGCGGTGATCTATGAACATCATGTCGATGAGACGAGCCTATATAATAGTGAATATGAACGACCGGCAATGCTTCAAGAACTTCCTCAGGATTTACGAACAAAGACAGTGCTTGATGCAGGTTGCGCAGCTGGTTGGTATACAGAGCAACTAGTGAACAGAGGTGCAAAGGTAATTGCTACTGATCTGAGTCCGCAAATGGTAGCAGCAGCTAAGAGACGCGTCGGGTCAAAGGCTGAGGTGATCTGTCTGGATTTGGAAGCCGATCTACCATTTGAAGATCAATCGTTTGATGTGATTGTCAGTTCATTAACGTTACATTATATAAAAAACTGGCGCTCAACCTTTCGAGAGTTCCGTAGAATTTTAAAACCAACGGGTGTGCTATTGTTTTCCATTCATCATCCTTTTATGGATCTAAAACTTTCGGAGAATGGCGATTATTTTTCAATAGAGTTACTTCTTGATAAATGGAAGAAGCAAGGGGAAATATTCACAGTTCCTTTTTATCGTCGGCCGCTTCACTATGTCATTAACGAAACAGCAGCCTTATTTCAAATCGAAAAAATAGTTGAACCACAACCGACGAGCAAGTACAAAGTTAAATCTCCAGAAAGTTATGAAAAGCTAATGAAAAATCCACATTTTATGATTGTAAGGGCACGTAAGGGGGAGATAAGATGA
- a CDS encoding flotillin family protein, whose translation MLILALIGVFVTKYRTVGPDEALIVTGSYLGGKNVNIDESGNKIKIVRGGGTFVFPVFHQSASLSLLSSKIDVSTPEVYTEQGVPVMADGTAIIKIGGSIGEIATAAEQFLGKTKADRENEAKEVLEGHLRSILGSLTVEEIYKNREKFSQEVQRVASQDLAKMGLVIVSFTIKDVRDKNGYLESLGKARISQVKRDADIATAEADKETRIKRAEADKEAKRAELERATEIAEAEKVNKLKVAEFRREQDVAKARADQAYHLEEARSKQEVMEQQMQIQIIERQKQIELEEKEILRREKQYDSEVKKKADADRYAVEQAAEADKTKQFTEADAHKYRIEAMAKAEAEKIRLDGTAKAAAERAKGETEAEVIRLKGLAEAEAKEKIAEAYEKYGQAAMLDMILEMLPTYAREVASPLSNIDKITIVDTGSSGENGGANKVTGYATNLMSTLQESLKASSGIDVKELIENFSGKANVRASIDQLSNELAASKSAPVEKIQKSKCQSQNLFRVLVFYVFVL comes from the coding sequence ATTTTAATTTTAGCTCTTATTGGTGTATTTGTAACAAAATATCGTACAGTTGGCCCAGATGAGGCTCTAATTGTAACTGGTAGTTATTTAGGTGGAAAAAATGTTAACATTGACGAATCTGGCAATAAAATAAAAATTGTTCGTGGTGGCGGTACATTTGTTTTTCCAGTATTCCATCAATCAGCATCTTTAAGTCTATTATCTAGTAAAATTGATGTTTCTACTCCAGAGGTTTACACAGAACAAGGTGTACCTGTTATGGCTGACGGAACAGCGATCATTAAAATTGGTGGCTCAATTGGTGAAATAGCCACTGCTGCCGAGCAATTTCTAGGGAAAACAAAAGCAGATCGTGAAAATGAAGCAAAAGAAGTGTTAGAAGGTCATTTACGTTCAATCTTAGGTTCGTTAACGGTTGAAGAAATTTATAAAAATCGGGAGAAGTTCTCGCAAGAAGTACAACGAGTTGCATCACAAGATTTAGCGAAAATGGGTCTTGTCATTGTTTCATTTACAATTAAAGATGTTCGTGACAAAAACGGTTACTTAGAATCACTTGGGAAGGCACGGATTTCTCAAGTAAAGCGTGATGCTGACATCGCAACAGCGGAAGCAGATAAAGAAACAAGAATTAAGCGTGCTGAAGCTGACAAAGAAGCGAAACGTGCTGAATTAGAAAGAGCAACGGAAATTGCTGAAGCTGAAAAGGTTAATAAATTAAAAGTTGCTGAGTTCCGTAGAGAACAAGATGTAGCAAAGGCACGAGCTGACCAAGCGTACCATTTAGAAGAAGCTCGTTCGAAACAAGAAGTAATGGAACAGCAAATGCAAATTCAAATTATCGAGCGTCAAAAGCAAATTGAATTAGAAGAAAAAGAGATTCTTAGACGTGAAAAGCAATATGACTCAGAAGTGAAGAAAAAGGCTGATGCTGATCGTTATGCAGTTGAGCAAGCAGCTGAAGCTGATAAAACAAAACAATTTACTGAAGCGGATGCTCACAAATACCGTATTGAAGCAATGGCGAAAGCCGAAGCTGAAAAAATTCGTCTTGACGGTACTGCGAAAGCTGCAGCTGAAAGAGCGAAGGGTGAAACAGAAGCGGAAGTTATTCGCTTGAAAGGTCTTGCTGAAGCAGAGGCTAAAGAAAAAATTGCTGAAGCTTATGAGAAGTACGGTCAAGCAGCAATGCTAGATATGATTTTAGAAATGCTTCCTACTTATGCGAGAGAAGTTGCAAGTCCGTTATCAAATATTGATAAGATTACAATTGTTGATACAGGTTCAAGTGGTGAAAACGGTGGTGCTAATAAAGTAACTGGTTATGCAACAAACCTTATGTCAACGTTGCAAGAATCTTTAAAGGCATCTTCAGGAATTGATGTAAAAGAATTAATTGAGAACTTCTCTGGCAAAGCGAATGTGAGAGCGAGTATTGATCAACTTTCGAATGAATTAGCTGCTTCTAAAAGTGCTCCAGTTGAAAAAATACAGAAGAGTAAGTGTCAAAGCCAGAACCTTTTCCGGGTTCTGGTTTTTTATGTGTTTGTTTTATAA
- a CDS encoding DoxX family protein: protein MKNDIGALILRVTLGIIFLSHGLVKFQGGIENIAGWFESIGLPGFMAYGVGLLEVIGGIALIVGLGTRVISGLFALLLLGAIIKVKFAAGFLDGYAYDVVLLAIAIHLSLNGARFFSLYQSFFAKNNDININS from the coding sequence ATGAAAAACGATATTGGAGCACTTATTTTACGAGTAACATTAGGAATTATTTTTTTAAGCCATGGGTTAGTGAAGTTTCAAGGTGGGATTGAGAATATCGCTGGTTGGTTTGAGAGCATTGGCTTACCTGGCTTTATGGCCTACGGTGTTGGGCTTCTTGAAGTCATTGGCGGAATAGCTTTAATTGTTGGACTTGGGACGAGGGTGATTTCAGGACTATTTGCACTATTATTACTAGGAGCGATTATTAAAGTGAAATTTGCCGCGGGCTTCCTTGACGGCTATGCCTATGACGTTGTATTACTAGCGATTGCTATTCACCTATCACTAAATGGAGCGAGGTTTTTCTCTTTATATCAATCGTTCTTTGCGAAAAATAATGATATCAATATTAATAGCTAA